A genomic stretch from Telmatocola sphagniphila includes:
- a CDS encoding NAD(P)/FAD-dependent oxidoreductase: MPSCELDSTSKPVLVPQKGGESVAVIGAGISGLIAARTLQDHGFDITVFEKSRGPGGRAATRRIASGITFDHGAQYFTARDPQLISYVESWSARGIVAEWYGQFVEIQGGEVRTKSNQPRRFVGVPGMASVGRELASNLRICLEKRILRLTRSGDSWELIDAAGHEHGPFHQVLVTLPAPQSAELLGTHPFAAEAQSIPMTPCWAVMAAWERRIEVDWDGAFVQDSALAWIARNSSKPGRGSEPDCWVLHASPEWSATHLETTPDDVAGVLLQAFAQAVGVPLPPASFLAAHRWRYSLGSDPSERKVLYDRETGLLVCGDWLAGGRIEGAFLSGLRAAELLCEYSGSLSKPTKLP, encoded by the coding sequence TTGCCATCCTGTGAGTTAGATTCGACTTCAAAGCCGGTCCTGGTCCCGCAGAAGGGTGGCGAAAGCGTTGCCGTGATAGGCGCGGGCATTTCGGGTTTGATAGCCGCTCGTACGCTGCAAGACCACGGCTTCGACATCACGGTATTCGAAAAGAGCAGGGGTCCGGGCGGTCGGGCCGCGACTCGCCGGATTGCCTCGGGGATCACTTTCGATCATGGAGCCCAGTATTTTACCGCCCGCGATCCCCAGCTCATTTCCTATGTCGAGTCCTGGTCAGCACGGGGTATTGTTGCCGAGTGGTACGGTCAATTCGTCGAAATCCAGGGCGGGGAAGTTCGAACTAAATCTAACCAGCCGCGACGTTTTGTCGGGGTTCCTGGCATGGCTTCCGTTGGCCGGGAGCTGGCTTCAAATCTTCGCATTTGCTTGGAGAAGAGGATCCTTCGACTGACCCGCTCCGGCGATAGCTGGGAACTGATCGACGCCGCGGGGCACGAACATGGTCCCTTCCACCAAGTCCTCGTGACGTTGCCCGCGCCTCAGTCGGCGGAACTGCTGGGAACCCATCCGTTTGCCGCAGAGGCTCAATCGATACCCATGACCCCTTGTTGGGCGGTGATGGCCGCTTGGGAACGACGGATCGAGGTCGATTGGGATGGGGCGTTTGTACAGGATTCCGCGCTAGCCTGGATAGCCCGGAACAGTTCCAAGCCCGGCCGAGGCTCCGAGCCCGATTGCTGGGTACTTCACGCTAGCCCCGAGTGGTCGGCGACCCATTTGGAGACAACTCCGGACGATGTCGCGGGGGTGCTGCTTCAGGCTTTCGCCCAGGCGGTCGGCGTCCCTTTACCTCCGGCCAGTTTTCTGGCGGCCCACCGCTGGCGATACAGTTTGGGATCGGACCCGAGCGAAAGAAAGGTTCTCTATGATCGGGAAACAGGCCTTTTGGTCTGTGGCGACTGGCTGGCCGGCGGACGGATAGAAGGAGCTTTTCTCTCTGGGCTTCGGGCGGCCGAACTCCTTTGTGAATATTCCGGAAGCTTATCAAAACCAACAAAACTTCCATGA
- a CDS encoding IS5 family transposase, translating to MARSELPDEFWQEIEPLLPPDTLPGEQGGRPRIPNKTAMRGIFYILTTGIRWEDIPREIGCSGMTCWRRLRDWQKLSLWDQLHRLILAQLRKAEKIDLSLVVVDSTISRTVGGGEQTGPNPTDRRKPGTKQHLIVDRNGIPLEIRVTGANRHDVREIIPLVINIPAIGGKPGAPIHKPKVVQADRAYHDQWVDALLYWMGIIPRIAKRNTPHGSGLGKTRFVVERTISWIRGLRRLRVRFDRHDYIYQAWNSLAMAFICWRTLIE from the coding sequence ATGGCTCGTTCAGAATTACCCGATGAATTTTGGCAAGAGATTGAACCTTTACTTCCTCCCGATACGCTTCCCGGCGAGCAAGGGGGACGGCCGCGCATACCCAATAAAACGGCCATGCGAGGCATCTTTTACATTCTGACCACCGGAATCCGCTGGGAGGATATCCCTCGCGAAATCGGATGCAGCGGCATGACTTGCTGGCGTCGTCTCAGAGACTGGCAGAAACTCTCCTTATGGGATCAATTGCATCGTTTGATTTTGGCGCAGTTGCGTAAGGCCGAGAAGATCGACCTCTCTTTGGTCGTCGTCGATAGCACGATTTCTCGAACCGTTGGCGGGGGAGAGCAGACCGGCCCCAACCCTACGGATCGACGTAAACCCGGCACTAAACAGCACTTAATTGTCGATCGCAACGGTATTCCCCTGGAGATACGCGTCACCGGAGCTAATCGCCACGATGTGAGGGAGATCATTCCTCTGGTCATCAATATACCAGCGATAGGAGGAAAGCCCGGTGCTCCGATTCATAAGCCCAAGGTCGTGCAAGCGGATCGAGCCTACCACGATCAATGGGTGGATGCGTTGCTCTATTGGATGGGCATCATTCCGCGCATCGCTAAGCGAAATACTCCTCACGGCAGCGGCTTGGGGAAAACTCGGTTCGTGGTCGAGCGAACCATATCTTGGATTCGAGGGTTGCGGAGATTGCGAGTGAGGTTCGACCGCCACGATTACATTTACCAAGCCTGGAATTCTCTCGCCATGGCATTTATCTGCTGGAGAACTTTAATCGAATAA
- a CDS encoding transposase yields the protein MTTTTIAIDMDVPAGVSVGEYERIDGGHAFHVSWELPDNLCCETCQRESRLQLVEKNKFLSIRDLDLWGKPSFFVYQEVYHRCPSCGHRQSLLPPFKRRDVKYTFRFEEQVLVSLIGSTAEDVAVRLGIAAETVERIVKNRIEDAKAKQIDPQRKIERLGLDEISLRKGHKGYATILTDLTNGERPEILALSKGRDEAAGRACLERLSAQQRAGVRWHHTDMSPAYLKACGVHLPNSQSVIDRFHVAKKLGEVADDLRKKTIEPTSEV from the coding sequence ATGACGACGACTACCATTGCCATAGACATGGACGTTCCTGCCGGAGTGAGCGTTGGCGAATACGAACGCATCGACGGGGGCCACGCCTTTCACGTGAGTTGGGAGTTGCCCGACAATCTTTGTTGCGAGACATGCCAGCGAGAGTCTCGGCTTCAATTGGTGGAGAAGAACAAGTTTCTGAGCATCCGCGATCTGGATTTGTGGGGTAAGCCGAGCTTTTTCGTGTACCAGGAGGTGTATCACCGCTGTCCGTCGTGCGGTCACCGTCAATCGCTGTTGCCGCCCTTCAAGCGTCGGGATGTGAAATATACGTTCCGCTTCGAGGAGCAGGTGCTGGTCAGTCTGATCGGGAGCACAGCCGAAGACGTGGCAGTGCGTTTGGGGATCGCCGCGGAGACGGTGGAGCGAATCGTCAAGAACCGGATAGAGGACGCCAAGGCGAAGCAGATCGATCCCCAGCGGAAGATCGAGCGTTTGGGTCTGGATGAGATCAGCCTGCGTAAGGGGCATAAGGGATATGCGACAATATTGACGGACCTGACGAATGGGGAGCGTCCGGAGATTCTGGCTCTGTCCAAGGGTCGCGACGAAGCAGCGGGGCGAGCGTGTTTGGAGCGTTTGTCGGCCCAGCAACGTGCGGGGGTGCGTTGGCATCATACGGACATGAGCCCGGCGTATTTGAAGGCTTGCGGCGTGCATTTACCCAACAGCCAGTCGGTGATAGATCGCTTTCACGTCGCCAAGAAATTGGGGGAGGTGGCAGACGATCTGCGAAAAAAAACTATCGAGCCTACAAGCGAAGTTTGA
- a CDS encoding transposase — protein MSGEARKKLRSQMHDFRRRPEDLNPEQVQALEDLFEKVPSLGTIYHLRWEATKIFDSAPNRAEASRLLEDWIVQARETEMDWEPFITMLKNNWEGILAYFEERKSSGPVEGLNTKIRVVLRRSYGIQSLTTLWTRILLDVNWAAKKLGPTIAEIRGFVNQIQKYFSECYT, from the coding sequence TTGAGCGGGGAAGCCCGCAAGAAGCTGCGTTCTCAGATGCACGACTTCCGGCGTCGTCCCGAGGATTTGAATCCGGAGCAGGTCCAGGCCCTCGAGGATTTGTTCGAGAAGGTGCCTTCGTTGGGAACGATCTACCATCTGCGTTGGGAGGCGACCAAAATCTTCGATAGTGCCCCGAACCGAGCCGAAGCCTCGCGACTGTTGGAAGATTGGATCGTCCAGGCCCGCGAGACCGAGATGGATTGGGAGCCGTTCATCACGATGCTCAAGAACAATTGGGAGGGGATCTTAGCCTACTTCGAGGAACGCAAAAGCAGCGGCCCGGTGGAAGGACTCAATACCAAGATTCGGGTAGTGCTACGTCGGAGTTATGGAATTCAGAGTCTAACTACGCTCTGGACGAGAATACTCCTGGACGTGAATTGGGCAGCGAAAAAATTAGGGCCGACCATTGCGGAGATTCGCGGCTTCGTCAACCAGATCCAGAAGTATTTCTCTGAATGCTACACCTAG
- a CDS encoding RHS repeat domain-containing protein, whose amino-acid sequence MNSSWGSISSSAYNWKFLHQGGELEATSLYDFRNRMYSPTLERWMQNDPIGLILQNNNYYSFELNSPLNETDPLGLASRRASYILDQFGLYIEDINTPNARLHYGSSVFRRNSRRIGHFGIDCN is encoded by the coding sequence TTGAACTCCTCCTGGGGATCGATAAGCAGCAGTGCTTATAATTGGAAGTTTTTGCACCAGGGCGGAGAGCTTGAAGCTACTAGTCTCTACGATTTTAGAAATCGAATGTATAGCCCAACTTTGGAGCGTTGGATGCAAAATGATCCAATTGGATTGATTTTGCAAAATAACAATTACTACTCATTTGAGCTTAATTCACCGTTAAATGAGACTGATCCTCTAGGTTTAGCAAGTAGGCGTGCATCATATATTTTGGATCAATTTGGACTGTATATAGAGGATATAAACACACCAAATGCACGCCTGCATTATGGTTCTTCCGTTTTTAGGCGCAACTCTCGGCGAATCGGTCATTTTGGGATAGATTGCAATTGA